The genomic segment ACGGGATGTTCTACAGAGAAAAGAAAAGTTCCATTTTGTTTTAAATTGGTATGTGCTTTTTGGCAAATCGTAGTAAAATCATGTATATAGTGAAGTGCAAGGGAACTTAGAATTACATCATAGTTTTCTGGCTCGATATCGATATCTTCTATTGCTTTTTGTTGATATGAAATAACAGGGGAAGTTGTTTTCTTGCGTGCATCTGATAACATTCGTTCCGACAAATCTATTCCTACGACTTTTTTTGCTCCATGTTCAGCAGCGTATATACAGTGCCATCCGAAGCCACAGCCTAAATCTAGCACCGTTTTTTGACTAAAATCTGGAAGTAGCTTTTCAAATTCATGCCATTCGCCAGCTGCTTTTAGTCCTTCTTTGGAGCGGGGCATTCGACTATATTCCTCAAAAAAATGCTTATTATCGTATTTATTTTCTTTCATTTTAATCCTTCTTTCTAAAGTTAGTCAGTTACTTGGCTGAATTCTTTGTCTAAGAAGAGGTGAGCGAGTCCACTCACTTGCTTTAAGCGTAAAATTTCGTTTGCATCCATGCCGATATTTTTCATAATCCAGTTGTCAGACATGCCACTATCTGAGAGTTCGCCAACGATATTTGACATTAATTCGACATTATGAAATCCTCGTGCTCGGTTGTGACGAATCGTTGAAGCAATTCGATTGACGGTGTTTTTTTCTAGAATAACTACTGGAATCATTTCGTTTTCTCTTTCGCGGATTCGTTTAGAAGTTTTCATGATTGTGAACCGATGAAAGCCGTCAATTATTTCGTAGTTATCAGTATCTTCTAGTGGATAACAAACAATCGGCTGTGTATAGCCATCTTCCCAAATTGATTTTTCGAGTAGTTTTAACTCTGTATTAGGGATGGTGTTAGGGTTATAGTTATTTGCTTGAAGTTTTGAATAGTGCACGGGGATAACATTATAAACAGGGCTTTTGTATGTCATTATATCACCTCATAGAATATTATTATATTTCTCTAATGCTTTTTTTCGTTTCTCTAGTTCCAGTTTGGTTTGACCAAAACCCATGTATTTACAAGAATAATCATTTTTTAAAATCGCGATACACATCCGTTTATATGTAGGGACGCTTGAGAAT from the Listeria seeligeri serovar 1/2b str. SLCC3954 genome contains:
- a CDS encoding IbrB-like domain-containing protein, which encodes MTYKSPVYNVIPVHYSKLQANNYNPNTIPNTELKLLEKSIWEDGYTQPIVCYPLEDTDNYEIIDGFHRFTIMKTSKRIRERENEMIPVVILEKNTVNRIASTIRHNRARGFHNVELMSNIVGELSDSGMSDNWIMKNIGMDANEILRLKQVSGLAHLFLDKEFSQVTD
- a CDS encoding class I SAM-dependent methyltransferase, translating into MKENKYDNKHFFEEYSRMPRSKEGLKAAGEWHEFEKLLPDFSQKTVLDLGCGFGWHCIYAAEHGAKKVVGIDLSERMLSDARKKTTSPVISYQQKAIEDIDIEPENYDVILSSLALHYIHDFTTICQKAHTNLKQNGTFLFSVEHPVFTAEGTQTWCTDEKGDRLHWPVDRYFEESIRSTTFLGEEVQKYHRTLTTYIQTLLQNGFQIKSVIEPEPAPELKNLPEMQDEYRRPMMLIISAIKA